A window from Actimicrobium sp. CCC2.4 encodes these proteins:
- a CDS encoding alkaline phosphatase: protein MRIRLIGLLIASAWGLTACGTSATSTIAPPKNVILFLGDGYGMVPMTAARIYAVGEDGELTIDQFSDTAFVKTYSNDAQVTDSAPSMAAYMTGVKTNNEVISSSADTHPTDANGKAYLSGADSTCPTSGNGTPVTTLLELAKAAGRGTAVVTTTRVTHATPAATYAHVCHRDAENTIATQLVPGGSGYNTALGADGVDVVLGGGWQNFQAKGAATGSSRSDTRDLTVEMKSKGYTYITDKAGLDGVPATTTKLLGLFTASHMNFDLDRDPAKEPSLTEMAGKALDIVSKNQKGYFMMVEGGRIDQALHPTLARKALQDAKAFDDAIKATIAKVRLTDPTLANTLIIVTADHDHTMVMNGYAALTGKTTDTNPGILGLMRAYTDPSKPAKDIDGKPFTTLVFGNGENRIQANRSTTVDLTDAQVYDKNYHQEAAVRVPAGSETHGGADVFLGAMGLGADTFHGTLDNTQVFTLMKSAAGL, encoded by the coding sequence ATGCGCATTCGTTTGATTGGCTTGCTGATTGCCTCTGCCTGGGGCCTGACCGCCTGCGGTACTTCGGCAACGTCCACCATCGCCCCCCCTAAAAATGTGATCCTGTTTCTTGGCGACGGCTATGGCATGGTGCCAATGACCGCCGCGCGGATTTATGCAGTCGGTGAAGATGGCGAACTGACCATCGACCAGTTTTCGGACACCGCCTTCGTCAAGACCTATTCGAACGATGCCCAAGTCACCGACAGTGCGCCATCAATGGCGGCCTACATGACAGGTGTCAAAACTAATAACGAAGTCATCTCATCGAGCGCCGATACCCATCCGACCGATGCCAATGGCAAAGCCTATCTGAGCGGTGCCGACAGTACCTGCCCGACCAGCGGCAACGGAACGCCGGTCACGACATTGCTCGAACTGGCGAAAGCGGCCGGCCGCGGCACGGCAGTCGTCACGACCACACGCGTCACGCATGCGACGCCTGCCGCGACTTACGCACACGTCTGTCATCGCGATGCTGAAAACACGATCGCCACACAATTGGTGCCGGGCGGTTCCGGTTACAACACCGCCCTTGGCGCTGATGGCGTTGATGTAGTGCTGGGCGGCGGCTGGCAAAATTTTCAGGCCAAAGGCGCGGCAACCGGCTCGTCACGCAGCGACACCCGTGACCTGACAGTCGAAATGAAGAGCAAGGGATATACCTACATTACCGACAAGGCCGGACTCGATGGCGTGCCGGCGACCACTACCAAATTGCTGGGACTGTTCACCGCCAGCCACATGAACTTCGATCTGGACCGCGATCCTGCCAAGGAACCCAGCCTGACCGAAATGGCCGGCAAGGCACTCGACATCGTCTCGAAAAACCAGAAGGGCTACTTCATGATGGTCGAAGGCGGCCGGATCGATCAGGCTCTGCACCCGACACTGGCGCGCAAGGCCCTGCAGGATGCCAAGGCATTCGACGACGCGATCAAGGCCACCATTGCCAAGGTCCGCCTGACGGACCCGACACTGGCCAATACGCTCATCATCGTCACCGCTGACCACGATCACACGATGGTCATGAACGGCTATGCCGCATTGACCGGCAAGACCACCGATACCAATCCCGGCATCCTCGGCCTGATGCGCGCCTACACCGATCCAAGCAAGCCTGCCAAAGACATTGACGGCAAGCCTTTCACCACGCTGGTATTCGGCAACGGCGAAAATCGTATCCAGGCCAATCGCAGCACGACGGTGGATCTGACCGACGCGCAGGTCTACGACAAAAACTATCATCAGGAAGCCGCTGTGCGGGTACCTGCCGGCAGCGAAACGCATGGCGGAGCCGACGTATTCCTCGGTGCGATGGGCCTCGGTGCCGACACGTTCCACGGCACGCTCGATAACACGCAGGTCTTTACGCTGATGAAATCAGCGGCCGGACTTTGA
- the ffh gene encoding signal recognition particle protein has product MLDNLTQRLAKVVKTMRGEARLTETNTAEMLREVRLALLEADVALPAVREFIAKVKTKAMGEEVIGSLSPGQALVGVVQKELAAMMGGDLGPEASLLSFATQPPAVILMAGLQGAGKTTTVGKLAKFLKEKHKKKVLTVSADVYRPAAIGQLQTVTAQVGADFFPSLTTDKPVDIALAALDFAKRHYHDVLIIDTAGRLGIDAEMMAEIAALHAAVKPIETLFVVDAMLGQDAINTAKAFNDTLPLTGIVLTKLDGDARGGAALSVRHITGKPIKFAGTAEKLDGLEAFDPQRMANRILGMGDILALVEEAQKGVDMAAAQDMAQKIKSGGRFDLNDFKAQLGQMKKMGGMASMMDKLPAQFQQAAAGANMGNADKQVRRMEGIINSMTKQERAKPELIKATRKRRIANGAGVQVQEVNRMLAQFDQMQTMMKKLKGGGMMKMMRSMKGMMPGGGMR; this is encoded by the coding sequence ATGCTAGACAACCTGACCCAACGCCTTGCCAAGGTCGTCAAGACCATGCGCGGCGAAGCCCGCCTGACCGAAACCAATACCGCCGAGATGCTGCGCGAAGTGCGCCTGGCATTGCTCGAAGCGGACGTCGCCCTGCCCGCGGTGCGCGAGTTCATTGCCAAGGTAAAGACCAAGGCGATGGGCGAGGAAGTGATCGGCTCGCTGTCGCCGGGCCAGGCACTGGTCGGCGTGGTCCAGAAAGAACTGGCGGCGATGATGGGCGGCGACCTCGGTCCGGAAGCCTCGCTGCTGAGTTTTGCGACCCAGCCGCCGGCCGTGATCCTGATGGCTGGTTTGCAAGGTGCCGGCAAGACCACCACGGTTGGCAAGCTGGCCAAGTTCCTGAAAGAAAAGCACAAGAAAAAGGTCCTGACGGTCTCGGCCGACGTCTATCGTCCGGCCGCGATCGGGCAGTTGCAGACGGTGACGGCGCAAGTCGGCGCGGACTTTTTCCCGTCGCTGACGACCGACAAGCCGGTCGATATCGCGTTGGCGGCGCTCGACTTTGCCAAGCGCCATTATCACGATGTGCTGATCATCGACACCGCCGGCCGCCTCGGTATCGATGCCGAAATGATGGCCGAGATCGCTGCGCTGCATGCTGCCGTCAAGCCGATCGAAACCCTGTTCGTCGTCGATGCGATGCTGGGTCAGGATGCGATCAATACCGCCAAGGCCTTCAACGATACCTTGCCGCTGACCGGCATCGTGCTGACCAAGCTCGATGGCGATGCGCGTGGCGGTGCGGCGCTGTCGGTGCGACACATCACCGGCAAGCCAATCAAGTTCGCCGGTACTGCCGAAAAGCTCGACGGTCTCGAAGCTTTCGATCCGCAGCGGATGGCCAACCGCATCCTCGGCATGGGCGACATCCTGGCGCTGGTCGAAGAAGCGCAAAAAGGCGTCGACATGGCTGCCGCGCAGGACATGGCGCAGAAGATCAAGTCGGGCGGCCGCTTCGACCTGAACGACTTCAAGGCACAGCTCGGACAAATGAAAAAAATGGGCGGTATGGCCAGCATGATGGACAAGCTGCCGGCGCAATTCCAGCAAGCCGCCGCCGGTGCCAACATGGGCAATGCCGACAAGCAGGTGCGCCGCATGGAAGGCATCATCAATTCGATGACCAAACAGGAACGCGCCAAGCCGGAACTGATCAAGGCCACCCGCAAGCGCCGTATCGCCAACGGCGCCGGCGTGCAGGTGCAGGAAGTCAACCGGATGCTGGCGCAGTTCGACCAGATGCAAACCATGATGAAAAAACTCAAGGGCGGCGGCATGATGAAAATGATGCGCAGCATGAAAGGCATGATGCCGGGCGGCGGAATGCGCTGA
- a CDS encoding alkaline phosphatase — MIKKLVLSAMAASVAASLAVVFAAPAMAAGEAKNVIFFLGDGMGPVTKTAARIYKYSESGSLGMDTMPYTARVKTYSLDAQTTDSAPSMAAYMTGVKERNDVISMSGDTIAKAPSKDVATNVSNAVTNCAATGNGTAVMTLTEYAIAQGKATGTVTTARLTHATPAATYAHSCHRDAEYEIARQAVPGGSGFNTKLGAGLDVMMGGISYYWRPYVAGTTPRGRPDGRDLVAELQGKGYTFASDLASLNAAPTTPGSKLIALFDQALVQGHMSYDADRNAAVEPSLAQMTTKAIELLSKNSKGYFLMVEGGRIDHALHATNARRALVDTIAFDDAIKAALATVDLSNTLIVVTADHDHTMAFNGYGKRGSPILGNNISYQTGKPSLDADGVPYSTLVFGNGPNRKDTRVTVDTSIVEGLDYQQESAIRTSNGGESHGGGDVQLYGAGAGSKIFKGTIDNTKVFTLVKSAAGL; from the coding sequence ATGATCAAGAAACTGGTACTCAGCGCGATGGCCGCAAGTGTCGCCGCAAGTTTGGCTGTCGTCTTCGCTGCCCCGGCCATGGCCGCTGGCGAAGCCAAGAACGTGATTTTTTTCCTTGGTGACGGCATGGGGCCGGTCACCAAGACCGCCGCACGGATCTACAAATACAGCGAATCCGGTTCGCTGGGCATGGACACGATGCCGTACACCGCCCGCGTCAAGACCTATTCGCTGGATGCACAAACCACCGACAGTGCGCCGTCGATGGCGGCATACATGACCGGTGTCAAAGAGCGCAATGACGTCATTTCGATGAGCGGCGATACCATCGCCAAAGCGCCTTCAAAGGATGTCGCCACCAACGTCTCGAACGCCGTCACCAATTGCGCCGCCACCGGCAACGGCACCGCCGTGATGACGCTGACCGAGTACGCCATCGCGCAGGGCAAAGCCACCGGTACCGTGACCACAGCACGCCTGACACACGCCACGCCAGCGGCGACCTACGCCCATTCCTGCCATCGCGATGCCGAGTATGAAATCGCCCGCCAGGCAGTCCCGGGTGGTAGCGGTTTCAATACGAAGCTGGGTGCCGGTCTTGACGTCATGATGGGCGGAATCAGTTATTACTGGCGCCCGTATGTGGCCGGTACGACGCCACGCGGACGGCCCGACGGACGTGACCTGGTCGCCGAGTTGCAAGGCAAGGGCTACACGTTTGCCAGCGATCTGGCCAGCCTGAATGCCGCACCGACGACCCCGGGCAGCAAGCTGATCGCCTTGTTTGATCAAGCGTTGGTGCAAGGGCACATGTCGTATGACGCCGACCGCAATGCGGCCGTGGAACCCAGCCTGGCGCAGATGACCACCAAGGCCATCGAATTGCTGTCAAAGAATTCGAAAGGGTATTTCCTGATGGTCGAAGGCGGTCGTATCGATCACGCACTGCATGCCACCAATGCCCGCCGGGCACTTGTCGACACCATCGCCTTTGACGATGCGATCAAGGCAGCACTGGCCACGGTTGACCTGAGCAACACACTCATTGTGGTCACCGCCGACCATGATCACACGATGGCCTTTAACGGCTATGGCAAGCGGGGCAGTCCTATTCTCGGCAACAACATCAGCTACCAGACCGGCAAGCCGAGTCTCGATGCCGATGGCGTACCGTATTCGACGCTGGTGTTTGGTAACGGTCCCAATCGCAAGGACACCCGCGTGACGGTTGACACCAGTATTGTCGAAGGACTTGATTACCAGCAGGAGTCAGCGATCCGGACCTCGAACGGTGGCGAGAGCCACGGCGGCGGCGATGTTCAGCTCTACGGTGCCGGTGCCGGGTCCAAAATATTCAAGGGCACGATCGACAACACGAAAGTGTTCACGCTGGTCAAGAGCGCTGCCGGTCTGTAA
- a CDS encoding ABC transporter permease, with amino-acid sequence MTNFNWRQAVTGLIVPVVAIAIWQTCSSMGWVNALVLPSPYAVLHKWFEYLLPLTPYSADSGSWLKWAFSGELLIDTFNSMYRVVVGFLVGAGLALPLGLSMGASKRVYAWLNPLMQVLRPIPPIAYIPLSILWFGLGNPPAVFLIAIGAFFPVLINTIAGVRNVDSIYLRAARNLGASQSTLFLRVMLPAAVPYILSGVRIGIGTAFIVVIVAEMIAVNNGLGFRILEAREYFWSDKIIAGMISIGMLGLVIDLAVTRLNNHLLRWHRGLEN; translated from the coding sequence ATGACGAATTTCAATTGGCGTCAAGCCGTCACCGGGCTGATCGTGCCTGTCGTTGCCATCGCAATCTGGCAAACCTGTTCCTCGATGGGCTGGGTCAATGCGCTGGTGCTGCCGTCACCGTACGCGGTACTGCACAAATGGTTCGAATACCTGCTGCCGCTGACGCCGTATTCAGCCGACTCCGGCAGCTGGCTCAAGTGGGCCTTCTCCGGTGAACTGCTGATCGATACCTTCAACAGCATGTACCGCGTCGTGGTCGGCTTCCTGGTCGGCGCTGGCCTGGCCCTGCCGCTGGGCCTGTCGATGGGCGCCAGCAAGCGGGTCTATGCCTGGCTCAATCCGTTGATGCAGGTGCTGCGGCCGATCCCGCCGATTGCCTACATTCCGTTGTCGATCCTGTGGTTCGGCCTGGGTAATCCACCGGCAGTATTCCTGATCGCCATCGGCGCGTTCTTCCCGGTGCTGATCAACACGATCGCCGGCGTGCGCAATGTCGACAGCATTTATCTGCGCGCCGCCCGCAACCTCGGTGCCAGCCAGAGCACGCTGTTCCTGCGCGTGATGTTGCCGGCGGCCGTGCCGTACATCCTGTCGGGCGTGCGGATCGGTATCGGTACCGCCTTCATCGTCGTGATCGTGGCCGAAATGATCGCCGTCAATAACGGTCTGGGTTTTCGCATCCTCGAAGCGCGCGAATACTTCTGGTCCGACAAGATCATCGCCGGCATGATCAGCATCGGCATGCTAGGCCTGGTCATCGATCTCGCGGTCACCCGCCTGAATAATCATTTGCTGCGCTGGCATCGTGGTCTGGAGAATTGA
- a CDS encoding sensor histidine kinase has product MMALLHVQVHRRRLWLAVAASLLLVGLTYWLAARMARSDIDRQSERQLQIIALDLQSMLEKFETLPFALSVHPDLTAALLQPADAATVARVNRTLQTVQRQARVAAIYLMDRQGLTIAASNWNDAQNYIGRNFAFRPYFRDAIDGGAGRFYGIGSTTSEPGYFIAQPVLASGQGGEGKAPLGVLAVKISLNEFERTWQTSDEPIVLADKDGVVFLGNRPAWQYRSLAPVDSAARDKIEATLQYVGKTITPITSLPAASRKGYDQSVARPVGRLGWQLRLFPAQARITRTALLWSGAVALVLLSAMLSLWARHQRRRRLEERQASRQALQQAAEELDLQIALRTGELLQANRDLGDKYARLEHAEQLLRTTQDELVQAGKLAMLGQMAAGVTHELNQPLAAIRAFADNAVTFLERDQPAQASANLLHISAASARMGIIIGQLKGFARKSHGSVALVELTPSVHASALLLQAEFDRLGVVLQLDIAVPLQITGDAVRLEQVLINLLRNALDAVEEAPPRHVALSVVRDGDHALVCVRDSGRGIPEDVAAQLFAPFFTTKPSGKGLGLGLAISSSIVQAMRGQLSAHNLPGGGAEFQLRLPLFTATESAG; this is encoded by the coding sequence ATGATGGCGCTGTTGCACGTGCAGGTGCACCGGCGCCGGCTGTGGCTGGCGGTCGCCGCTTCGCTGCTTCTTGTCGGCCTGACCTACTGGCTGGCTGCGCGCATGGCGCGCAGCGATATCGACCGTCAGAGCGAGCGCCAGTTGCAGATCATCGCGCTGGACCTGCAATCAATGCTGGAAAAATTCGAGACGCTGCCGTTCGCGCTGTCGGTCCATCCGGATCTGACGGCGGCCTTGCTGCAACCTGCCGACGCGGCCACCGTGGCGCGCGTCAACCGGACGCTGCAAACCGTCCAGCGGCAGGCCCGTGTCGCCGCCATCTACCTGATGGATCGCCAGGGGCTGACGATTGCGGCGAGTAACTGGAACGATGCCCAGAATTACATCGGTCGTAATTTCGCTTTCCGGCCGTACTTCCGCGACGCGATTGATGGCGGGGCCGGGCGCTTTTATGGCATCGGCAGCACCACCAGCGAGCCGGGGTATTTTATTGCGCAGCCGGTGCTTGCAAGCGGGCAGGGTGGGGAAGGCAAAGCGCCGCTGGGCGTACTTGCCGTCAAAATCAGCCTCAACGAATTTGAACGCACCTGGCAAACCAGCGACGAACCGATCGTGCTGGCCGACAAGGATGGCGTAGTCTTTCTTGGCAACCGGCCGGCCTGGCAGTACCGCAGCCTGGCACCGGTCGACTCCGCCGCGCGCGACAAAATCGAAGCCACTTTGCAATACGTTGGCAAGACCATCACGCCGATCACCAGCCTGCCGGCAGCCAGCCGGAAGGGTTACGACCAATCCGTGGCGCGTCCGGTCGGGCGACTCGGCTGGCAATTGCGCTTGTTTCCGGCGCAGGCGCGCATCACGCGCACGGCGCTGCTGTGGTCGGGTGCGGTCGCGCTGGTGTTGCTGAGCGCGATGCTGTCGCTGTGGGCGCGTCATCAGCGTCGCCGCCGGCTCGAAGAACGGCAGGCATCGCGTCAGGCATTGCAGCAAGCTGCCGAAGAACTCGATCTGCAAATCGCCTTGCGTACCGGCGAACTGCTGCAAGCGAACCGTGACCTCGGCGACAAGTACGCCCGCCTCGAACACGCTGAACAATTGTTGCGCACCACTCAGGACGAGCTGGTGCAAGCCGGCAAGCTGGCGATGCTCGGCCAGATGGCGGCCGGCGTCACGCATGAACTGAACCAGCCGCTGGCCGCGATCCGCGCCTTTGCCGACAATGCGGTGACCTTTCTGGAGCGTGACCAGCCCGCCCAGGCCAGTGCCAACCTGTTGCATATCAGTGCGGCCAGTGCGCGCATGGGCATCATCATCGGCCAGCTCAAAGGCTTCGCGCGCAAGAGCCACGGCAGTGTCGCGCTGGTCGAACTGACGCCATCGGTGCATGCTTCGGCGTTGCTGTTGCAAGCCGAGTTCGACCGGCTCGGCGTGGTGCTGCAACTCGATATCGCCGTGCCGCTGCAGATTACCGGCGACGCGGTACGCCTCGAGCAAGTGCTGATCAATCTGCTGCGCAATGCGCTCGATGCCGTCGAAGAAGCGCCACCGCGCCATGTTGCGTTGAGCGTGGTGCGCGATGGCGATCACGCGCTGGTCTGCGTGCGCGATTCCGGTCGTGGTATTCCGGAGGACGTCGCCGCACAATTGTTCGCGCCGTTTTTTACCACCAAGCCAAGCGGCAAGGGACTCGGCCTCGGTCTGGCGATTTCATCGTCTATCGTGCAGGCGATGCGCGGGCAATTGTCGGCACATAACCTGCCCGGAGGCGGCGCCGAATTCCAGTTGCGATTGCCCTTATTTACTGCTACCGAAAGCGCCGGATGA
- a CDS encoding SWIB/MDM2 domain-containing protein: protein MATAKKPAAAEPAAAVKAVAAKAAVKKVAAKAPAAAKPVVARKPNAAFMKPMTPSATLAAVVGADPLPRTEVTKKVWEYIKKNALQDDANKRMINGDAKLVAIFGGKKQVSMFEMTKLISDHLK, encoded by the coding sequence ATGGCAACAGCAAAAAAACCCGCAGCCGCTGAACCAGCTGCAGCAGTCAAGGCAGTAGCGGCCAAAGCCGCCGTAAAAAAAGTCGCCGCCAAGGCGCCCGCAGCCGCCAAGCCGGTCGTGGCGCGCAAACCCAATGCCGCCTTCATGAAACCGATGACACCCTCGGCAACACTGGCTGCCGTCGTTGGTGCCGATCCGCTGCCGCGGACCGAAGTGACCAAAAAAGTCTGGGAATACATCAAGAAAAATGCCCTGCAAGATGACGCCAACAAACGCATGATCAATGGCGACGCCAAGCTGGTCGCTATCTTCGGCGGAAAAAAACAAGTATCGATGTTCGAGATGACCAAACTGATTTCAGATCACCTGAAATAA
- a CDS encoding ABC transporter substrate-binding protein — protein sequence MSTTMFPKLCLAVAIAGTALSAQAQEVIRLGNLKLAHFGAVSYIKEIAPQCGIKIEERTFAKGLDVMQAIIAGELDVGATASEAAIAGRANGTPIYIVAGFAKGGAQLVARPDAGIKSVKDLKGKKVGVTRGGIQEVLLAAELGQNGLTSSDSPGKDVQLIYLAYPDLNQALLGKNLDAIMQTEPQSSQAINKGFGVGVMKPYDTPIGEPVRTLVMTEKFYKENRPVAEKFMRCFVQATKTFIETKGAAEKYVTETIFKGQISKEDFNDAIGNSPYSFDITPEHIQITTDTMYKYGVGRMAKPPVAKDFVKTDLLDLAKKSLNVK from the coding sequence ATGTCCACCACAATGTTCCCGAAACTCTGTCTTGCCGTCGCCATCGCCGGCACCGCCTTGTCCGCGCAGGCGCAGGAAGTGATTCGTCTGGGAAATCTGAAGCTCGCGCATTTCGGCGCCGTGTCGTACATCAAGGAAATCGCGCCGCAGTGCGGTATCAAGATTGAAGAGCGCACCTTCGCCAAAGGCCTCGACGTGATGCAGGCCATCATCGCCGGTGAACTCGATGTTGGCGCGACCGCTTCCGAAGCGGCGATTGCCGGTCGCGCCAATGGCACACCGATCTACATCGTGGCCGGTTTCGCCAAGGGCGGTGCGCAGCTGGTCGCGCGTCCGGATGCCGGCATCAAATCGGTCAAGGATTTGAAAGGCAAGAAAGTCGGCGTCACCCGTGGCGGTATCCAGGAAGTCCTGCTGGCGGCCGAGCTCGGCCAGAATGGCCTGACCTCATCGGATTCGCCGGGCAAGGATGTGCAGCTGATTTATCTGGCCTATCCCGACCTCAATCAGGCGCTGCTGGGCAAGAACCTCGACGCGATCATGCAGACCGAGCCGCAGTCGTCACAGGCGATCAACAAGGGTTTCGGCGTCGGTGTGATGAAGCCGTATGACACGCCGATCGGCGAGCCGGTGCGTACGCTGGTGATGACCGAGAAGTTCTACAAGGAAAACCGTCCGGTCGCCGAGAAGTTCATGCGCTGCTTCGTGCAAGCCACCAAGACCTTCATCGAGACCAAGGGCGCGGCTGAAAAGTACGTCACCGAAACCATCTTCAAGGGCCAGATCAGCAAGGAAGATTTCAATGACGCGATCGGCAATTCGCCGTACTCATTCGATATCACCCCCGAGCATATCCAGATCACCACCGATACGATGTACAAATACGGCGTCGGCCGCATGGCCAAGCCGCCGGTGGCCAAGGATTTCGTCAAGACCGACTTGCTCGATCTGGCCAAAAAATCCCTGAACGTCAAATAA
- a CDS encoding sigma-54 dependent transcriptional regulator, giving the protein MSSNHVVLVEDEAALRLATGQTLELGGFTVLPCASAEQADGLLVRDYAGVLVTDVRLPGRSGLQLLAQVMAIDADLPVVVVTGHGDVEMAVEAMRAGAYDFIEKPFAAGRLLAAVRRAQEKRDLVLANRRLQAAWLQQPGLPPLLGQSAAIERVRTLVASLGPTSVDVLINGQTGSGKEVVARQLHAASKRKGHFVAINCGALPESVFESEMFGHEAGAFTGAQKRRIGKLEYADGGTLFLDEIESMPLNLQVKLLRVLQERKLERLGGNEPVPFDCRVIAASKADLLQLSASGAFREDLYYRLSVVSIGLPRLAQRREDIPLLLAHFVQAAALRHQRPVPLWSTAQLLHWQSRDWPGNVRELRNVAERLVLGVLEGSAVVDADDAGSHHLTTLLDAYESMLITAALTATDASVALAAERLGLPRKTLYDKLKKHRITAGRSLD; this is encoded by the coding sequence ATGAGCTCCAATCACGTCGTACTGGTCGAAGACGAAGCCGCCTTGCGACTGGCCACCGGCCAGACCCTCGAACTCGGTGGCTTCACCGTACTGCCCTGCGCCAGTGCCGAACAAGCTGATGGCTTGCTGGTGCGTGATTACGCCGGGGTACTGGTCACCGACGTGCGTTTGCCGGGCCGCTCCGGTCTGCAACTGCTGGCGCAGGTGATGGCCATCGATGCTGATTTGCCGGTGGTGGTGGTGACCGGTCACGGCGATGTCGAGATGGCCGTCGAGGCGATGCGCGCCGGTGCCTACGACTTCATCGAAAAGCCGTTCGCTGCCGGACGCCTGCTGGCCGCGGTGCGGCGCGCGCAAGAAAAGCGCGATCTGGTGCTGGCGAACCGCAGGCTGCAGGCGGCGTGGTTGCAGCAGCCCGGTCTGCCGCCGCTGCTCGGCCAATCTGCCGCAATCGAACGGGTGCGCACGCTGGTCGCCTCGCTCGGGCCGACGTCGGTCGACGTGCTGATCAATGGTCAGACCGGCAGCGGCAAGGAAGTCGTCGCGCGCCAGCTGCATGCGGCCAGCAAGCGCAAAGGTCATTTTGTGGCGATCAATTGCGGCGCGCTGCCGGAATCGGTATTCGAATCCGAGATGTTCGGCCACGAAGCCGGTGCCTTCACGGGCGCGCAAAAGCGCCGTATCGGCAAGCTTGAATATGCCGATGGCGGCACGCTATTCCTTGATGAAATCGAAAGCATGCCGCTCAATTTGCAAGTCAAATTGCTGCGCGTGCTGCAGGAACGCAAGCTCGAACGACTCGGCGGCAACGAGCCGGTACCGTTCGACTGCCGCGTTATCGCCGCCAGCAAGGCTGACCTGTTGCAGCTCAGCGCCAGCGGTGCGTTTCGCGAAGACCTGTACTACCGCCTCAGCGTGGTCAGCATCGGCTTGCCGCGGCTGGCGCAACGACGCGAAGATATCCCGCTGTTACTGGCGCATTTTGTGCAGGCCGCGGCGCTGCGGCACCAGCGGCCGGTGCCACTCTGGAGTACGGCGCAACTGTTGCACTGGCAATCGCGCGACTGGCCGGGGAATGTGCGCGAACTGCGCAATGTGGCCGAGCGGCTGGTGCTCGGTGTTCTCGAGGGCAGCGCCGTGGTTGATGCGGACGATGCCGGTAGCCATCATCTGACAACCTTGCTCGATGCCTACGAAAGCATGCTGATCACGGCAGCATTGACCGCGACCGATGCCAGCGTGGCGCTGGCCGCCGAACGGCTCGGCCTGCCCCGGAAAACCTTGTACGACAAACTGAAAAAACACCGGATCACGGCGGGCCGTTCGCTTGATTGA
- a CDS encoding ABC transporter ATP-binding protein, translated as MSASPISISGVNKIFTTVDHDVIALQNINLEIPSGQFVCLLGPSGCGKSTLLNAVAGFALPTSGTIVTGDTTVTGPGPDRGMVFQEYALFPWMTVEQNVAFGLEIKGMPKADIAPRVLALLETLGLKDFRQRFPKDLSGGMRQRVAIARVLALDSPIMLMDEPFGALDSLTRRTLQDELLRIWAELKKTILFVTHSIEEAIYLADRIVVMTYRPGTVKRDILVDLPRLRDPSSAEFNALKRELGQLVMEEQQRHQSDEIRMAAVD; from the coding sequence ATGAGTGCATCCCCCATCAGCATCAGCGGCGTCAACAAGATCTTCACGACCGTCGACCACGACGTCATCGCGCTGCAAAACATCAATCTCGAGATCCCGAGCGGCCAGTTCGTCTGCCTGCTCGGGCCGTCCGGTTGCGGCAAGTCGACACTGCTCAATGCCGTTGCCGGCTTTGCGCTGCCGACCTCGGGCACCATCGTCACCGGTGACACCACGGTAACCGGACCAGGTCCGGACCGCGGCATGGTGTTCCAGGAATACGCGCTGTTCCCGTGGATGACGGTCGAGCAAAACGTCGCCTTCGGCCTCGAAATCAAGGGTATGCCCAAGGCCGACATCGCACCGCGTGTGCTGGCACTGCTCGAAACACTGGGCCTGAAGGACTTCCGCCAGCGCTTCCCGAAAGACCTGTCCGGCGGCATGCGCCAGCGTGTCGCGATTGCCCGCGTGCTGGCACTCGATTCGCCGATCATGCTGATGGACGAGCCGTTCGGTGCACTGGATTCCCTGACCCGGCGCACGTTGCAGGATGAATTGCTGCGCATCTGGGCCGAGCTGAAAAAAACCATCCTGTTCGTCACCCACAGCATCGAGGAAGCCATCTATCTGGCCGACCGCATCGTCGTGATGACGTATCGTCCGGGCACCGTCAAGCGCGACATCCTGGTCGACTTGCCCCGTCTGCGCGATCCGTCATCGGCCGAATTCAATGCCCTCAAGCGTGAACTGGGCCAACTGGTGATGGAAGAGCAGCAGCGCCATCAAAGCGATGAAATCAGGATGGCTGCGGTCGACTGA